One Carya illinoinensis cultivar Pawnee chromosome 5, C.illinoinensisPawnee_v1, whole genome shotgun sequence genomic window, tttgaGGAGAACATTGTCTCTCAGGCCCCGGCTCAACTGATTATGTTCATCATTTTCTGTATTCATCTAACCCTTGACGTAGAAACTAGAAACTAGAAAACAGCCCAGATATATTGGTTTTCAGTGTATGGAAGCCTACAAACTATAGCACGGACGTTATTTACTATAAAAGCTCTTATGTTTGAATCGCATGTTGCAACATGTTTTTTTCGAGCAGTCTATGATAGAAATTGTAAGATGTGTAGAAAGTTATGGTTCTGTCTGTGCAAAATGAAGGCAAATCAGTTACACAACAAACTAGCAGTCAAAACCCTCTACAGTCCACAGGAACCGTAGCATCCCTGATCTCTCCACTGCGAACAGCTCGATGCTGGTATTCATGCTAAAAGACCAGTGACCACAAAAATACAGTAAGGGGGTAGATATGCAGAAACAGATCTTTTGGTTCTCTATGTAGTATTGTCAAGCAGGACCAGCACAAAGATGCATGAAATTGATGGCCTATCTCCCTTCACCTTTCTAGCAATCTCTTGCGTTTGTACAAGGCAATAGCAAAGACGTATAAGAATATGCTTCCAGCAGTGCTTCCCCCAATAGTCCACATGAACTTTTTTGGCCCTAATACCTGATCCTTGAACAACTCTATTCTGATGTTCATTCCCATAATGCCAGCCACAACAACAAAGGAACTCAGGACAAGAGTTGCAGTTGATAACATGACCCCCATTTGCAGGAGAAGGTTCTGTTTGTCGTCCAGCATTATGTTGATGTAGTCCTCTGTGTCGTCTACATACTCCCTCAGCTTCCAAGTGACAACCACCAGAAAAGAATGAGGTATGCTAACAATGGAAAAGTCAATCGAAAGCATGcttgaaataaaagaaaccacAACAGAGATTTGTTTTCAGAGAAATACCAAATTCTTTTGCCACAAGAGCAATTGGTTTTGAACCATGTTGGTGCTTATGTTTATaagaaagggaaagagaaaACCCCTAAGAGAAAATTGAGGGTAAAATAGGTTTCCATACCGTGGTTAATTTGTTTAGTGTACCGTCAATTTGCACAAAATATGACTCCAAGACCATTTCAAGCTCCTTTACATCAAGGTTCTTGTTCCCACCACTGTGAATAGTGGCAGTGCGGTTCCCACCAGGGTTGTCAGGGTTATATCCACCTTTGTAAGCATTGGAACACCCACCAGTTTGCAAAGATATTTTGGGAGGCATCATCCTGATAAAATGCAATGGGAAATTCTAGATGCGACAGAAGCCAATGGAAGGTTGTAatttataagataaaaatgagACTTATATGGTTACATGCCAATCATGCATATCTGATTGAGAGACTTCATCAACCGTTTCATCTATCTCATTCATGGAGGAATCAGAATAATCTTCTAGGTTTTGAAGAACCAACTTTTCTGTCAAATACATTTCAGCCATATCTTCTTCATCATCTAGCAAGTTTTCTAATTCATCCCTTACCTGAACATCATGAGCATGAGTACCACAATTAAAAGCAAATATGCAAATATGGAATACAACAATGTGGTTCAATTGTTCTGTCATCCAAACTATATATGAACAACCATGTACAGGGCGTTATCATCTTAACTGATTGATAAAATGCATATTGGTTCTCAATCCTAACACTACAAAACCTTTTGAACACGTCCGGTTAAAGCAACCAAGCGGCTTTTAATATGGCGAACACGGTCCAAATTGAGAGTACTAATCGTTGAAGTCAGCTTATCTAACGCAGAATTAGCCTCCTGATCCAACGTCCTTGCCTAGTTTGGTGACAACAAAGTAGAAATAAAAGTAagctatatcacacacacacaagctGACATGCAAGAAAAAACTATCAAATGGAAAAGGGAATAACATTTCACACACATAAGCTGATACGCAAGAAAAAACTACAAATGGAAAAGGGAATAACACTTACTTCGGTTTCTAAGCAACTGCAAGCAGCCTCGAGGCATGCCTCCAATGCAACAAACTCAAACGGAAGAACTTCTGATCCATCTTGATTCTCAATGTCACACTTCCCCTCCACCTTCCTCGACTCATCTCGATTCTCAGACACCCTTGACTGTGGTATATCTAGTTCATACAAATTCTTCCCGTTTGAACCATCACCATTGCCCTCCTGAAAAAGCGacacaataaataacaaaagctacaaaaagaaacaataaaccagcacaaagaaaagaaaaggaggtcTGGTCTACTCCTCAAGTTCTGttttagcttgtatttaggtgtattcacttgtatacatcctgtatgcttgggctatgcctatttacttggaataaaattctcttattaactataaaaaaaacaatgacgttattattatctttaaatagtaaggaaaaataaacagaaaatgatttgaatttagGATGAAActccaacattttttttcataagtagGATGAGACtcgaacatttttttttcataagtagGATGAAACTCAAACACGTGGCTAGCTAATAGAAAGAGGATATAGCtaacagatgagatgaaatgatatattttgttgcaaattgaataaaatattattaaaatattatttttaccttgagatttgaaaaaattgaattatttattatgttttgtgtgaaagtttaaaaaaattgtaatgattatataagataagatgagataattatAACCAAACTAGCCCTAAACATGTAGCACATGTGACATACATGATTGATGGCATGGTCGAAATGATGCTATTAACTAGGGCTGAGAATCGGCCGGTCCAGACAAGATAAActgaccggaccgaattgggatTGGCTCGGTTCAATTTTCAAGGGACCAGTCCTGGTCCaagggtttttcaccccggactagattgaatagaaatttaaaaaaaaaattatttatataataattgtttataattaattatataattatatatggtataaaaaaaatactaatagtctaatagagACTGTacttatacttatactaatatagttatactaaatcactataatactaaatcactataactaatacttcaacaataacagtgacctatactaatagtctactattaatactaatatactattatataatttatatagttatactaatcactataattaatgccatgtatagctatatagtatatttatcactataattaatataatttaattatcactatacgtatatttaattaatataattatcactatactataatttatatagtaatactaatcactatagttaatacttatatagttatactaaaacactgattcaccataactaatattactaatatatagatatattaatggtctaatactattataagttatataattatactaatcataataagttaataactaaatcactacaaatataactatatatatatttagtatgaatgtattattatattatttaatatataactataatatatagtactagtatatattcatatattataagagctataacataaatataatatagaaattataatatactaaatcaccataacattataactaatattaatatataactatactaatagtccactattaatattatcatataattatactaatcactataattaatactaatatatagctatatagtatacttatacagttgtactaatactattagtctattgtatagtctaagactctcaattctaatataggctatatagctataactgatattaatatttataataatactaataatgtagaatatagttatactaactaactgattcaacataactaatattactaatataatataactatattgaattactaatagtctaatactaatacaattatatagttatactaatcataaattcataataactaaatcattataagtctataactatatatatttagtatcaatgtattattatattctttaatgtataactattaactataatatatagtactagtatatatattaatatattaacatattataaagttatagtataaattataatatatcatatatgtataaatttataatagtatcagtatagttaacttaatatgtaatatgttagtattaaatcactataactacttagagtattagtaataagagtattattattattattattactattatttaatttagtattacatataatattattattattacgtatagttattagttatagtattagtactagtatattattagttataataaatgagttaataactattactaatttactatatactaatagactaatagtattagagtattactattatatataatagttaatacgtatatatatattaaatatattataatataattacataagtattaaataaaatgtcattgaataaaaaaaaagttatagagTGGACTGACCAGACTGAACTGGATCGTCCCGAAtgggaccggactggaccggtCTAGGGTGGAAAAACcctaggtccggtccggtccacaaaacctcttgGGATTGGACCAAACTCCTCTTAGTATTAACGAGGGATAATGATGCCTTTAtacttcatttattattatttactattcaatttttttttttggctatggattaaaaattactttcttgtataattttaaaaaaataaattcaatcaattaaattaatttaaaataaattcaattttataaaaatcaatt contains:
- the LOC122310586 gene encoding magnesium transporter MRS2-3-like isoform X2 — its product is MSGCVLSAEQKPGIGQPEDSPEQVLTASTWLRKKGTGIRAWMVVDTLGKTHVVEAGKHAIMRRTGLPARDLRILDPILSYPSTILGRERAIVINLEHIKAIITAHEVLLLNLRDPSVTPFIEELQSCLLSHHHASKHQEGNGDGSNGKNLYELDIPQSRVSENRDESRKVEGKCDIENQDGSEVLPFEFVALEACLEAACSCLETEVRDELENLLDDEEDMAEMYLTEKLVLQNLEDYSDSSMNEIDETVDEVSQSDMHDWMMPPKISLQTGGCSNAYKGGYNPDNPGGNRTATIHSGGNKNLDVKELEMVLESYFVQIDGTLNKLTTLREYVDDTEDYINIMLDDKQNLLLQMGVMLSTATLVLSSFVVVAGIMGMNIRIELFKDQVLGPKKFMWTIGGSTAGSIFLYVFAIALYKRKRLLER
- the LOC122310586 gene encoding magnesium transporter MRS2-3-like isoform X1 — protein: MSGCVLSAEQKPGIGQPEDSPEQVLTASTWLRKKGTGIRAWMVVDTLGKTHVVEAGKHAIMRRTGLPARDLRILDPILSYPSTILGRERAIVINLEHIKAIITAHEVLLLNLRDPSVTPFIEELQSCLLSHHHASKHQEGNGDGSNGKNLYELDIPQSRVSENRDESRKVEGKCDIENQDGSEVLPFEFVALEACLEAACSCLETEARTLDQEANSALDKLTSTISTLNLDRVRHIKSRLVALTGRVQKVRDELENLLDDEEDMAEMYLTEKLVLQNLEDYSDSSMNEIDETVDEVSQSDMHDWMMPPKISLQTGGCSNAYKGGYNPDNPGGNRTATIHSGGNKNLDVKELEMVLESYFVQIDGTLNKLTTLREYVDDTEDYINIMLDDKQNLLLQMGVMLSTATLVLSSFVVVAGIMGMNIRIELFKDQVLGPKKFMWTIGGSTAGSIFLYVFAIALYKRKRLLER